In the genome of Pempheris klunzingeri isolate RE-2024b chromosome 11, fPemKlu1.hap1, whole genome shotgun sequence, one region contains:
- the csde1 gene encoding cold shock domain-containing protein E1 isoform X5 has protein sequence MSFDPGMLHNNGHTAYANGTGPGIRETGVVEKLLTSYGFIQCSERQARLFFHCSQYNGNLQELKIGDDVEFEVSSDRRTGKPIAVKLLKIKPEVLPEERISGQVGPDLHAYPFTVLHGYIHPVVSAIPVHLDGKSAPGQVPTGSVCYERNGEVFYLTYTPDDVEGNIHLDTGDKVSFYMETNKHTGAVSARNIQLVKKKQMRCQGVVCATKEAFGFIERADVVKEIFFHYSEFKGDLEALQAGDDVEFTIKDRNGKEVATDVRLLPQGTVIFEDISIEQFEGTVVKVIPKVPTKNQNDPLPGRISARIGFTDKELPFGEKDTKSKVTLLEGDHIQFNISTDRRDKLERATNIDILPDTFNFTKETREMGVIAAIRDGFGFIKCVDRDARMFFHFSEVLEESQLHISDEVEFTVVPDMLSAQRNHAVRIKKLPKGTVSFHTQSEQRFMGVVEKEVVGTSNKNASPTKCKDKESEEGVIAYEDCGVKLTVPYHTKDLEGGHQPQAGDKVEFSINEVKRTGQQSAVSIRVLNRNTSNAKRLYGFVATLKDNFGFIETANHDQEIFFHYSEMCGDLENLELGDTVEYTLSKGKGNKVSAEKVTKVAAVNGIGEDVGATVMMGKVIRPLRSVDPSQTEYQGLIEVTEEGGTKGQTYPFGIMGMASKADCLQKGELVKFQVCTVSQTGQKMACCVVPQRRAMVECVKDQFGFITYEVGESKKLFFHVKEVQDGLELQTGDEVEFSVVLNQRTGKCSACNVRRVSEGPKPVVTPRPDRLVNRLKSITLDDASAPRLVIVRQPRGPDNSKGFSVERKIRQPGVID, from the exons ATGAGTTTTGACCCTGGCATGCTCCATAACAATGGACACACTGCATACGCCAACGGAACAGGGCCTGGCATTAGAGAGACTGGTGTGGTGGAGAAGCTTCTGACTTCCTACGGGTTCATCCAGTGCTCTGAGCGTCAGGCTCGTCTCTTCTTCCACTGCTCCCAGTACAATGGCAACCTGCAGGAGCTTAAAATAGGAG atGATGTAGAGTTTGAGGTATCCTCTGACAGGCGCACTGGCAAGCCCATAGCAGTGAAGCTGCTAAAGATAAAGCCAGAGGTGCTGCCAGAGGAGCGCATCTCGGGCCAGGTGGGGCCAGACCTGCACGCCTATCCCTTTACTGTGCTGCATGGTTATATTCATCCA GTTGTCTCAGCCATCCCAGTGCACTTGGATGGAAAGTCTGCGCCTGGCCAGGTGCCCACTGGCAGTGTTTGTTATGAAAGAAATGGG GAAGTGTTCTACCTTACCTACACTCCTGATGATGTGGAGGGTAACATCCACCTGGACACAGGCGACAAAGTCAGTTTTTACATGGAGACCAACAAGCA TACCGGTGCAGTTAGTGCTCGTAATATTCAACTTGTGAAGAAAAAGCAAATGAGGTGCCAGGGTGTGGTGTGTGCTACAAAG gAGGCATTTGGATTCATCGAGAGAGCCGATGTGGTGAAGGAGATCTTCTTTCACTACAGTGAGTTCAAGGGTGATCTGGAGGCTCTGCAGGCTGGAGATGATGTGGAGTTCACCATCAAAGACAGGAAT GGTAAAGAAGTGGCCACAGATGTCAGGCTGCTCCCCCAAGGAACAGTCATCTTTGAGGATATCAGCATTGAGCAGTTCGAAGGCACTGTCGTCAAGGTCATTCCCAAGGTCCCGACCAAAAACCAG AATGACCCTCTTCCAGGGCGCATCAGTGCCCGGATTGGTTTCACTGACAAGGAACTGCCGTTTGGTGAGAAGGACACAAAGTCCAAGGTGACACTTTTGGAGGGAGACCACATACAGTTCAACATCTCCACCGACCGCAGAGACAAGCTGGAGAGGGCTACCAACATCGACATCCTCCCAGACACCTTCAACTTCACCAAGGAGACCCGTGAAATG GGGGTGATTGCGGCCATACGTGATGGCTTTGGCTTCATTAAGTGTGTGGATCGGGATGCCAGGATGTTCTTTCACTTCAGTGAAGTTCTAGAGGAGAGTCAACTGCATATCTCTGATGAAGTGGAGTTCACTGTTGTGCCT GATATGCTGTCAGCTCAGAGGAACCATGCAGTGCGCATCAAGAAGCTGCCCAAGGGCACAGTATCCTTCCATACCCAGTCTGAGCAACGCTTTATGGGTGTGGTGGAGAAGGAAGTTGTGGGAACTAGTAACAAGAATGCCAGTCCCACCAAGTGCAAGGACAAG GAATCGGAGGAAGGAGTGATTGCATATGAAGACTGTGGAGTGAAACTCACTGTGCCATACCATACCAAGGACCTGGAGGGAGGACATCAGCCACAGGCCGGAGACAAG GTGGAGTTCTCCATTAACGAAGTGAAGCGAACTGGCCAGCAGAGCGCCGTCTCCATCAGGGTCCTCAACCGTAACACCTCCAATGCGAAGAGACTGTATGGATTTGTTGCCACGCTGAAGGACAACTTTGGCTTCATTGAAACGGCAAATCATGACCAGGAGATTTTCTTCCACTACAG TGAAATGTGTGGAGACTTGGAGAACTTGGAGCTGGGAGACACCGTGGAGTACACTCTCTCtaaaggaaaaggaaacaaagtcAGCGCTGAAAAGGTTACCAAAGTGGCTGCAG tgAATGGCATAGGTGAGGATGTTGGTGCAACGGTGATGATGGGGAAAGTTATCCGTCCCTTACGCAGTGTGGACCCCTCCCAGACAGAATACCAAGGCCTTATTGAAGTCACAGAGGAAG GTGGTACTAAAGGGCAGACTTACCCCTTTGGAATCATGGGTATGGCAAGCAAGGCGGACTGTCTGCAGAAAGGAGAACTTGTGAAGTTCCAGGTTTGCACAGTTTCCCAAACTGGACAGAAGATGGCGTGTTGTGTGGTCCCTCAGCGTAGAGCCATGGTGGAGTGTGTCAAAGACCAG TTTGGCTTCATCACATATGAAGTGGGTGAGAGCAAGAAGCTGTTCTTCCATGTAAAAGAAGTGCAAGATGGCCTGGAACTCCAGACCGGGGATGAGGTGGAGTTTTCAGTTGTCCTCAATCAACGCACAGGAAAGTGTAGTGCCTGCAACGTACGCCGAGTCAG TGAGGGGCCTAAACCAGTGGTGACTCCGCGTCCTGATCGTCTGGTGAACAGATTGAAGAGCATCACTCTTGACGACGCCAGTGCTCCTCGCCTGGTCATTGTTAGACAGCCCCGTGGTCCTGACAATTCAAAG GGCTTCAGTGTGGAGCGCAAGATTCGCCAGCCCGGTGTCATTGACTGA